One segment of Cutaneotrichosporon cavernicola HIS019 DNA, chromosome: 4 DNA contains the following:
- a CDS encoding uncharacterized protein (Small domain found in the jumonji family of transcription factors): MAAPARPNKWSATASPKGPSTPSSDSGRSLRRSPQKPQTPGRATRSSAAANDPSSDLASQSKPQTPVPPASQPPKKRKPVFVSCVNFPQGGPVPAPVVKTEQELQRSQRKSKQDAISKLDRAGTPSTTPVPTGPAATSFVPPPQAPAGPGVQRNPLKRPRVVNPPFDINSVRTSAPASSSEEPRLFDLPTCPSYHPTATEFTNPMAYIESIAPEAKKYGICKIIPPEGWQMPFMLETDHFRFTTRLQRLNSIEAASRAKINFLEQLSMFHKQQGDATAYIPRIEHRLLDLWSLRKEVNKVGGVDEVNRLKAWAKITVDLGYQATATPQVKAAYLKIVLPFENWALRAKSFPESPPGSAPGSAIKTARSTTHNSPSTPTANGRMTGMRTSPRSRGSHLTAMTAGPEAGPSSAGRNGALATPAKIKLKVPGFHTSSHGSDSELSEEESSRASTSATPDDPLKYEKGDVCEICGVGNHAPKILLCDGCDRGFHTYCLDPPLASVPENEWYCTACLLGNGDDYGFDEGEEHSLPSFQARDAAFTEEWFTRYAPSRSAAGPLTRQIGTSSVSEADVEREFWRLVESQDDTVEVEYGADVHSTTHGSAAPTLETFPNHPYSNDQWNLNNMPIVQDSLLRYIKSDISGMTVPWIYVGMLFSAFCWHNEDHYTYSVNYMFWGETKTWYGIPGGSADKFEEAIKREAPELFERQPALLYQLVTMMNPGRLRDQGVDVYACDQRPNEFVITFPKAYHCGFNHGLNFNEAVNFALPDWLKDGHDSVRRYAEHAKPPVFSHEELLITITLYTDTIKTALWLQDNLRRMLDEESSGRRKLREQLPGISEVLHEEDVPEAQYQCCVCKGFCYLSQVTCTCTDAVSCLDHFDLLCGCAASSKTLRMRYSEDQLRDIVEVIEARAAQPEAWRLRLDSLLETARPQLKSIKQLVADGERIPYPLEGLGELRTFFQRASAWVDRATAIFTRKSTARRRKGRQSVPAPVEDDDIDRSPAALRSLIAEAETLAFDTAEIGQLRQVVGQMGQFEQDATDILSKSDDNLHYETCRTALILGESLNLDLPIVSQLRTVVNRLRWFRKIDEEVDDRTVQYSDILHLLDEATEFGVSDSHPHVIELQRLAQLGREWKQAVDTLLASKSISIDKVSELIEGHEYTPTSVETMRQLENIRKTATGWQVSAAGLLESHGSAASAQRLVKTVNTANGALRRVHIPEVKQLADELEHIDEWLRSIAKTLNVSEKNVHHSLKTLVSEIEDHLAEDDDAPNDEHACFCRSAPTTNMVTCPICEGAYHPKCVGITAKSAAGIKTASETFRCQMCVNLQYDDRPSFHKLALHVDPLKYTFALHPPEWGIIKDALEHTLRYAGLVIKLISWPNALSRKEGPEISHLLRKIWTLPIQLDAWNHDTNDEVVFEHWLYHRLREVTDTAGLPKTAANGRTRARKPRFDFENTAAHEFHCICTTEPLDHLLTVQCGRCEQSFHLSCVKAPLNQVQNPSRGGWKCPFCVVKQGKPAVRGLDLRVQMKDKIGTNQYIDWRQSIFVYSETPITCTLPPNPDAVTLIATQYHGPALPDNFERPTWVQDSGEGRKRRKTDPGAGAGPPAASPHLRLIPPLAPASTPVQSGPQPPGYAPLIHPSATNGQPASPVVPPNQPAQNQRNGGGVFYATHKQVPWNDANMFSSFQLPINLAGPKGDIANGHPAPMSPRPPQPAPGPSMSSMPVTIPPPPPSVLATAPSAYVNVVPAKRDFPNPSGAPSERSPKRVALASPRAAQPRTE; the protein is encoded by the exons ATGGCGGCCCCCGCAAGACCCAACAAGTGGTCGGCCACCGCTTCACCGAAAGGGCCTTCCACACCGTCATCGGATAGCGGACGCTCACTGCGCCGCTCACCCCAGAAGCCCCAGACTCCAGGCCGCGCCACTCGCTCATCCGCCGCCGCTAACGATCCGTCCTCGGACTTGGCCTCCCAGAGTAAACCGCAGACACCAGTGCCACCGGCCTCGCAGCCGCCCAAGAAGCGCAAACCCGTCTTCGTCTCGTGCGTCAACTTTCCCCAGGGCGGCCCAGTGCCGGCGCCAGTCGTCAAGACAGAGCAGGAGCTGCAGCGCAGTCAGCGCAAGTCGAAGCAGGACGCAATCTCAAAGCTGGACCGTGCTGGCACACCATCCACCACCCCTGTCCCTACCGGCCCAGCTGCAACGTCCTTTGTGCCGCCACCACAGGCGCCCGCGGGCCCAGGTGTCCAGCGCAACCCTCTGAAGCGACCGCGGGTGGTCAACCCACCCTTTGACATCAACTCTGTTCGTacctcggcgccggcgtcTTCCAGCGAAGAACCACGTCTGTTCGACCTTCCCACATGTCCATCTTATCATCCCACAGCTACCGAGTTCACAAATCCCATGGCATACATCGAGTCTATTGCCCCCGAGGCCAAAAAGTATGGCATCTGCAAGATCATCCCGCCAGAAGGATGGCAAATGCCCTTCATGCTCGAGACCGACCATTTCCGATTCACGACTCGCCTCCAGCGCCTCAACTCGATCGAAGCTGCATCCCGCGCCAAGATCAATTTCCTTGAGCAACTGAGCATGTTCCACAAACAGCAGGGGGACGCTACGGCGTACATTCCAAGAATCGAGCACCGCCTATTGGACCTCTGGTCGTTAAGGAAAGAGGTGAACAAGGTCGGTGGcgtggacgaggtcaaCCGTCTCAAAGCGTGGGCAAAGATCACAGTCGACCTCGGATATCAGGCTACAGCGACACCACAGGTCAAGGCTGCGTACCTCAAGATAGTACTGCCGTTTGAAAACTGGGCACTGCGGGCAAAGTCGTTCCCAGAATCGCCACCCGGGTCTGCACCAGGAAGCGCGATTAAGACCGCCCGCAGCACCACCCACAACAGCCCATCCACTCCGACCGCCAACGGCAGGATGACGGGGATGCGGACTTCCCCTCGCTCCCGCGGCTCACACTTGACCGCTATGACCGCAGGCCCTGAAGCGGGCCCTTCCTCAGCAGGCCGCAACGGTGCACTCGCGACCCCCGCCAAGATCAAACTCAAGGTACCCGGCTTCCACACCAGCAGCCACGgcagcgacagcgagctAAGCGAGGAAGAGTCGTCACGCGCATCCACGTCAGCAACCCCAGACGACCCGCTCAAGTACGAGAAGGGCGAT GTCTGTGAGATTTGTGGGGTCGGCAACCATGCTCCAAAGATATTGTTGTGCGACGGTTGCGACAGAGGGTTCCACACGTACTGCCTGGATCCACCATTGGCAAGTGTGCCCGAAAACGAATGGTACTGTACTGCTTGTCTCCTCGGCAACGGCGACGATTATGGCTTCGATGAAGGCGAGGAGCACTCATTACCGAGCTTCCAAGCTCGCGATGCGGCGTTCACAGAAGAGTGGTTCACCCGCTATGCCCCTTCCCGCTCCGCGGCCGGTCCTTTGACGCGCCAGATTGGCACTTCAAGTGTCTCGGAGGCGGACGTCGAACGCGAGTTCTGGCGCCTGGTCGAGAGCCAAGACGACACTGTCGAGGTAGAGTATGGTGCAGACGTTCACTCGACAACGCACGGGAGCGCGGCTCCCACATTAGAAACCTTCCCCAACCATCCGTACTCGAATGACCAATGGAACCTCAACAACATGCCCATCGTCCAGGACTCGCTGCTGCGGTACATCAAGTCGGACATTTCGGGAATGACGGTACCCTGGATCTACGTGGGCATGCTCTTCTCGGCATTCTGCTGGCACAACGAGGACCACTACACTTACAGTGTCAACTACA TGTTCTGGGGCGAGACCAAGACTTGGTACGGCATTCCAGGCGGCAGCGCGGACAAGTTCGAGGAAGCgatcaagcgcgaggcACCAGAGCTCTTTGAGCGCCAACCAGCACTTCTTTACCAGCTGGTCACGATGATGAACCCCGGCCGCTTACGCGACCAGGGCGTGGACGTGTACGCCTGCGACCAGCGGCCAAACGAGTTTGTCATCACCTTCCCGAAGGCTTACCACTGCGGGTTCAACCATGGT CTCAACTTCAACGAGGCGGTCAACTTTGCACTGCCAGACTGGCTCAAGGATGGCCACGATTCGGTCAGGCGCTacgccgagcacgccaaGCCGCCCGTCTTCTCTCATGAGGAACTCTTGATCACCATTACTCTCTACACGGACACCATCAAAACGGCTCTGTGGCTCCAGGACAATCTGCGCCGCATGCTGGACGAGGAATCATCTGGGCGCCGCAAGCTGAGAGAGCAATTGCCAGGCATCAGCGAGGTTCTtcacgaggaggacgttCCGGAGGCACAGTACCAGTGCTGCGTGTGCAAGGGCTTCTGCTACTTGTCGCAGGTAACCTGCACCTGCACTGACGCCGTGTCGTGCCTTGACCACTTTGATCTCCTATGCGGCTGTGCCGCTTCGAGCAAGACTTTGCGAATGCGGTACTCTGAAGACCAGCTGCGGGATATCGTTGAAGTCATCGAAGCTCGAGCGGCTCAACCCGAGGCATGGCGACTCCGACTCGACTCACTGCTCGAGACAGCCCGTCCGCAGCTCAAGAGCATCAAGCAGCTGGTCGCCGATGGGGAGCGCATCCCGTATCCGCTTGAAGGCTTGGGCGAACTCCGCACGTTCTTTCAACGGGCCTCCGCCTGGGTTGATCGCGCAACGGCCATTTTCACTCGGAAGAGCACTGCTCGCCGGCGCAAAGGTCGTCAGAGCGTGCCGGCTCCGGTggaagacgacgacattgacCGCAGCCCGGCTGCGCTTCGCTCCCTCATTGCGGAGGCCGAAACTCTTGCGTTCGACACCGCCGAGATTGGCCAGCTTAGGCAAGTTGTTGGCCAGATGGGTCAGTTCGAGCAGGACGCCACCGACATTCTCTCCAAGTCTGACGACAACCTCCACTACGAGACCTGCAGGACCGCCTTAATCCTGGGCGAGAGCCTAAACCTCGACTTGCCAATTGTTTCGCAGCTCCGCACCGTCGTGAACCGCCTGCGGTGGTTCCGCAAAAtcgatgaggaggtcgacgaccgcACCGTTCAGTACTCCGATATTCTTCACTTGCTCGATGAGGCCACGGAGTTTGGCGTGTCTGACAGCCACCCACATGTCATCGAGCtccagcgcctcgcgcagctcgggCGCGAGTGGAAACAAGCTGTCGACACGCTTCTTGCGTCCAAGTCGATCTCGATTGACAAGGTATCAGAATTAATCGAAGGTCACGAGTACACGCCAACTTCTGTGGAGACAATGCGGCAACTTGAAAACATTCGCAAGACTGCGACTGGCTGGCAGGTATCGGCGGCGGGGCTGCTGGAGAGCCACGGCTCAGCTGCGAGTGCGCAACGCCTCGTCAAAACTGTCAATACGGCCAATGGTGCTCTCCGTCGCGTCCACATCCCTGAGgtcaagcagctcgcggacgagctcgaacACATCGACGAGTGGCTGCGCTCAATTGCCAAGACGCTCAATGTCTCCGAGAAGAATGTCCACCATTCGCTCAAGACTCTGGTGAGCGAGATTGAGGACCATTTGGCagaggatgacgacgccCCAAATGACGAGCACGCGTGTTTCTGCCGCTCCGCGCCGACCACGAACATGGTCACCTGCCCGATCTGCGAGGGGGCATACCATCCGAAGTGCGTTGGTATCACCGCCAAGTCGGCAGCGGGAATCAAGACGGCTTCTGAGACGTTCCGGTGCCAGATGTGCGTCAACCTCCAGTACGATGACCGGCCGTCATTCCacaagctcgcgctccaCGTGGACCCCTTGAAGTATACGTTCGCTCTGCATCCGCCCGAGTGGGGCATCATCAAGGATGCCTTGGAGCACACGCTCCGGTATGCGGGACTGGTCATCAAGCTCATCTCCTGGCCCAACGCTCTCTCTCGCAAGGAGGGGCCCGAGATCAGCCATTTGCTTCGCAAGATCTGGACCCTGCCGATCCAGCTCGATGCCTGGAACCACGACACCAATGACGAGGTTGTATTCGAGCACTGGCTGTATCATCGCCTGCGCGAGGTTACTGACACGGCCGGCCTTCCCAAGACGGCCGCTAATGggcggacgcgcgcgcgtaAGCCGCGCTTCGATTTCGAGAacaccgccgcccacgAGTTCCACTGCATCTGCACCACCGAGCCGCTCGACCACCTCCTGACCGTGCAGTGTGGCAGATGCGAGCAGAGCTTCCACCTCTCGTGCGTCAAGGCGCCGCTCAACCAGGTTCAAAACCCCTCACGCGGTGGCTGGAAGTGTCCCTTCTGTGTTGTCAAGCAGGGCAAGCCAGCCgtgcgcggcctcgaccttcgTGTTCAGATGAAGG ACAAGATTGGAACCAACCAGTACATTGACTGGCGGCAGTCGATATTCGTGTACTCGGAGACGCCCATAACTTGCACActccctcccaaccccgacGCCGTCACCCTCATTGCCACGCAGTATCACGGTCCTGCCTTACCAGACAACTTTGAACGCCCGACGTGGGTACAGGACAGCGGTGAAGGCCGCAAGCGGCGCAAGACCGACCCCGGTGCAGGTGCAGGTCCGCCTGCCGCTAGCCCGCACCTGCGCCTCATCCCACCACTGGCGCCTGCGTCTACGCCTGTCCAGTCTGGCCCGCAACCACCCGGCTACGCGCCGCTCATCCACCCGTCCGCGACAAACGGTCAGCCCGCAAGCCCAGTCGTCCCCCCGAACCAGCCAGCGCAGAACCAGCGCAACGGCGGGGGCGTGTTCTACGCGACCCACAAACAGGTACCATGGAACGACGCGAACATGTTCTCGTCGTTCCAGTTGCCCATCAACCTGGCCGGACCGAAGGGCGACATTGCAAACGGCCACCCCGCCCCGATGAGCCCTCGCCCACCGCAGCCGGCGCCTGGCCCCTCTATGTCCAGCATGCCCGTCACCATTCCTCCACCCCCTCCTTCCGTGctcgccaccgcgccgTCCGCGTACGTGAACGTCGTGCccgccaagcgcgactTTCCCAACCCCTCCGGAGCACCGTCAGAGCGGTCCCCGAAGCGCGTAGCTCTGGCGTctccccgcgccgcccagcCACGTACAGAGTAA